In one Rutidosis leptorrhynchoides isolate AG116_Rl617_1_P2 chromosome 8, CSIRO_AGI_Rlap_v1, whole genome shotgun sequence genomic region, the following are encoded:
- the LOC139861833 gene encoding uncharacterized protein — protein MEMDPGKLFIGGISWDTNEERLKDYFQCFGHVIEAVIMKDRTTGRARGFGFVVFSDPAVAQSVVKHKHIIDGRTVEAKKAVPRDDQQVFNNRTNGSNSSSIQGSPGPTRTKKIFVGGLASTVTETDFKNYFDQFGSTTDVVVMYDHNTQRPRGFGFITYDSEESVDRVLQKTFHEINGKMVEVKRAVPKESSHSPNRSNISGYNYGLRNASSYINDYVHGFSPSSLGRYGVRIDGRFSPFSLGQDSYSPFGPLTHDSIGPNSDSVLGFNNGGNRNGNFSSNIGFGRTVDPTYSRFTGIIGYGGTGEDSNDVLLKPTNNDIWGIGNKSYTNGLKNSSNDGFGSFGAIWGDYGYDESGGSKFIGGSNGLNAIGYGRKNGNSVASASSSFGDFGVNGESSFYTDPTWSSLSPDIEVSGLFSYGIGGGRDLDGVQKKTDGYSVANSSNRGIAA, from the exons ATGGAAATGGATCCTGGTAAATTGTTCATCGGTGGTATATCATGGGACACAAATGAGGAACGTTTAAAGGATTATTTTCAATGTTTCGGACATGTTATCGAAGCTGTTATTATGAAAGATCGAACCACTGGTCGTGCACGTGGTTTCGGTTTTGTTGTTTTCTCTGACCCTGCTGTTGCTCAATCAGTTGTCAAACATAAACACATTATTGACGGTCGAACA GTGGAGGCGAAAAAGGCGGTCCCACGCGATGATCAACAAGTTTTCAACAACAGAACTAATGGAAGCAACAGCAGCAGCATTCAAGGTTCGCCTGGTCCCACACGCACGAAAAAGATTTTCGTAGGTGGGTTAGCGTCTACTGTAACGGAGACTGATTTCAAGAACTACTTTGACCAATTCGGGTCAACCACGGACGTTGTTGTGATGTATGATCACAATACTCAAAGGCCTAGAGGTTTTGGGTTCATAACTTATGATTCAGAGGAATCTGTTGATAGAGTGTTGCAAAAAACGTTTCATGAAATTAATGGTAAGATGGTTGAAGTGAAACGGGCCGTACCTAAAGAGTCGTCACATAGTCCAAACAGAAGTAATATTAGTGGATATAATTATGGTTTACGTAACGCAAGTAGTTATATTAACGATTATGTTCACGGATTTAGTCCAAGTTCATTAGGACGTTATGGAGTTAGAATTGATGGTAGATTTAGTCCTTTTAGTTTGGGTCAAGATAGCTACTCCCCATTTGGCCCATTGACCCATGACAGTATCGGTCCCAATTCTGATTCAGTTTTAGGATTCAACAATGGAGGAAACAGAAATGGAAACTTCAGTTCTAATATTGGATTTGGGCGTACGGTGGACCCCACTTATAGTAGGTTTACTGGGATAATAGGATATGGTGGTACAGGTGAGGATTCAAATGATGTTTTGTTAAAGCCGACTAATAATGACATATGGGGAATTGGAAATAAAAGTTACACTAACGGTTTAAAAAATTCAAGTAATGATGGTTTTGGTAGTTTTGGAGCGATTTGGGGTGATTATGGTTATGATGAAAGTGGTGGTTCTAAGTTTATTGGTGGAAGTAATGGATTAAATGCAATTGGGTATGGGAGGAAAAATGGTAATAGTGTTGCATCTGCTTCTTCCTCGTTTGGTGATTTTGGTGTTAATGGTGAATCTTCGTTTTACACGGACCCCACTTGGAGCTCGTTGTCTCCTGATATTGAAGTTTCGGGATTGTTTAGTTATGGTATTGGAGGTGGTAGAGATTTGGATGGTGTGCAAAAAAAGACGGATGGATATAGTGTTGCAAATAGCTCAAATAGAG GAATTGCTGCTTAG
- the LOC139861467 gene encoding ras-related protein RABA5a-like produces the protein MAFYSQEDSGEDYLFKIVLIGDSAVGKSNLLARFARDEFYPNSKSTIGVEFQTQKIEIKGKEIKAQIWDTAGQERFRAVTSAYYRGAVGALLVYDISRRRTFDSIGRWLNELHTHSDMNVVSILVGNKSDLKDTREVSTEEGKLLAESEGLFFMETSALESSNVTAAFETVVREIYNILSRKVMQSLDLKKPDSSLSGSGKTVVLETDSDQEIVSKKAWCCSS, from the exons ATGGCGTTTTATTCCCAAGAAGATTCTGGAGAAGATTATTTGTTTAAGATTGTTCTTATTGGTGACTCAGCTGTCGGGAAATCGAATTTACTTGCTAGATTTGCTAGAGATGAGTTTTATCCGAATTCAAAATCCACAATAGGAGTAGAATTTCAAACGCAGAAGATTGAAATTAAAGGAAAAGAAATTAAGGCCCAAATATGGGACACGGCTGGTCAAGAACGGTTCAGAGCGGTTACATCTGCTTATTACAGAGGTGCGGTTGGTGCACTGTTGGTCTATGATATCAGTAGACGCCGAACGTTTGATAGCATTGGCAGATGGCTTAATGAACTTCACA CTCACTCGGAtatgaatgtagtttcaatacttgttgGGAACAAGTCGGACCTTAAAGACACAAGGGAGGTTTCTACAGAGGAAGGCAAATTGTTGGCCGAATCAGAGGGCTTATTTTTCATGGAAACTTCAGCCCTCGAATCATCTAATGTGACTGCGGCGTTTGAAACCGTTGTAAGAGAGATATACAACATATTGAGCAGAAAGGTTATGCAATCCCTGGATCTGAAGAAACCCGATTCGTCTTTATCAGGAAGTGGTAAAACTGTCGTTTTGGAAACTGACTCAGACCAGGAGATAGTATCTAAGAAAGCATGGTGTTGTTCGTCATAA